In Clostridium sp., one DNA window encodes the following:
- a CDS encoding SAM-dependent methyltransferase encodes MDLDRIFFSKFLKNLFSDTVKVKYWDGTEENFGEGQEKFTIIFNEKIPKKELLGDPFMTLGEGYMDNRLDFKGNIREILESVYKNRGSFLNNAGMFSKLYKVIPNTLKRSKEDIQYHYDVGNDFYSIWLDKTMTYSCAYFKNENDSLYQAQINKVQHILKKLNLKKGQRLLDIGCGWGELILSAAKQYGVKALGITLSEEQYRKVKDRIKENNLEGIVDVKLADYREITGKTDKFDRIVSVGMIEHVGRKNLPSYMEAVKAMLVEGGISLLHCITAQTESEPNQWIKKYIFPGGYIPSIRELVSLMADNDLHLIDAESLRLHYYLTLKCWAENFENNLDEIRKIKDERFIRMWDLYLNACAASFHYGVIDIHQFVFTNGLNNEIPITRKYLYED; translated from the coding sequence ATGGATTTAGATAGAATATTTTTTTCAAAGTTTCTGAAGAATTTATTTTCAGATACGGTTAAAGTCAAATACTGGGATGGCACTGAAGAAAACTTTGGTGAAGGTCAGGAAAAGTTTACAATAATATTTAATGAAAAGATCCCCAAGAAGGAACTTTTAGGAGATCCCTTTATGACTCTTGGAGAAGGATATATGGACAATAGGCTTGATTTTAAGGGGAATATTAGAGAAATACTTGAATCAGTTTACAAAAACAGGGGAAGCTTTCTGAACAATGCAGGTATGTTTTCAAAATTATACAAGGTAATTCCCAATACGCTTAAAAGAAGTAAAGAAGATATACAGTATCATTATGATGTTGGAAATGATTTTTACAGCATATGGCTGGATAAGACAATGACCTATTCCTGTGCCTATTTTAAGAATGAAAATGATTCTCTATACCAGGCCCAGATCAATAAGGTTCAGCATATACTTAAAAAATTAAATTTGAAAAAAGGTCAGAGACTTCTGGATATAGGATGCGGGTGGGGCGAGCTTATATTGTCCGCTGCAAAACAGTATGGTGTTAAAGCACTTGGAATAACTTTAAGTGAAGAACAGTATAGAAAGGTAAAAGACAGAATAAAAGAAAATAATCTTGAAGGAATAGTAGATGTTAAACTTGCAGATTATAGAGAAATTACAGGAAAAACAGATAAATTTGACAGAATAGTAAGCGTAGGTATGATTGAACATGTGGGAAGAAAAAATTTGCCTTCCTACATGGAAGCGGTAAAAGCAATGCTTGTGGAAGGCGGAATTTCGCTTTTGCATTGTATTACAGCTCAGACGGAATCAGAACCAAATCAGTGGATAAAAAAGTATATTTTCCCTGGAGGATATATACCTTCTATAAGGGAACTTGTAAGTTTAATGGCAGATAATGATCTTCATCTCATAGATGCTGAAAGTTTAAGACTTCACTATTATTTGACACTTAAATGCTGGGCGGAGAATTTTGAAAACAATCTGGATGAAATAAGAAAAATAAAGGATGAAAGATTTATAAGAATGTGGGATTTGTATTTGAATGCCTGTGCAGCTTCTTTTCACTATGGAGTAATAGATATCCATCAATTTGTATTTACAAATGGATTGAACAATGAAATCCCTATCACAAGAAAATATCTTTATGAAGACTAA
- a CDS encoding polysaccharide deacetylase family protein: MKLKNIISYAIIVTLTLMILFSPQKVTAKYENRTSQNLIYLTFDDGPSDDVTNEILDILKSQNVKATFFVIGYKLDGRETILKRMKNEGHSIGLHTFTHDYAKIYKNSDSFINEMNESAKSIKNILGFSPRIIRFPSGSKGHMDEDLFNKLHCLGYKIFDWNICLSDGLDHNTPVNKLYNQGTEKCINPNRVFLLAHCSGNNQNTCNALPKIIEHYKSLGYKFMPITENTPEYHFRVSK; this comes from the coding sequence ATGAAACTCAAAAACATTATATCCTATGCTATAATTGTGACACTCACTTTAATGATACTATTTTCTCCACAAAAAGTTACTGCAAAATATGAAAATAGAACTTCTCAAAATTTAATATATCTAACATTTGATGATGGCCCAAGTGATGATGTCACAAATGAAATACTTGATATTTTAAAATCTCAAAACGTAAAAGCTACCTTTTTCGTAATAGGTTATAAATTGGATGGGAGAGAGACTATTTTAAAAAGAATGAAAAATGAAGGACATAGTATTGGATTGCATACTTTTACGCACGATTACGCTAAAATATACAAAAACTCCGACTCATTTATAAATGAAATGAATGAAAGTGCAAAATCCATAAAAAATATTTTGGGTTTTTCTCCAAGAATAATAAGATTTCCCTCTGGAAGCAAAGGACATATGGATGAAGACCTTTTTAATAAATTGCATTGTCTTGGATACAAAATATTTGACTGGAACATATGCCTGTCAGATGGACTTGACCACAATACACCAGTAAATAAACTCTATAATCAAGGCACTGAAAAATGCATAAATCCCAATAGAGTATTTTTACTGGCTCACTGCAGTGGTAATAATCAAAACACATGTAATGCACTTCCAAAAATAATTGAACACTATAAATCACTGGGCTATAAATTCATGCCTATTACTGAAAATACCCCGGAATATCATTTCAGGGTATCGAAATAA
- a CDS encoding cysteine desulfurase family protein, whose product MEVYFDNSATTRPYNEVIEIMSYIMKNYYGNPSSAYSLGIQAEHKINECRNIIAGTLNCSRDEIIFTSGGSESNNFLIRGFANRGNHIITTEIEHPSILNTCKYLQNCGVRVTYLGVDKYGKIDIEELLDNINKDTVIVSVMHTNNETGIIQDIEKIGNAIKGKSSRVKFHVDAVQAYGKYKIDVKKSNIDLLSISGHKIHGPRGIGIAYVRNGLRPRPLIYGGGQEKNFRSGTENLSAIAGLARAAEIIYGKYENNFNEVTGLKDYFISELKKLPDVKINSEGDFYSPYVLNVSFMGVKGEVLLHMLEDNNIFVSTGSACSAKKSGNSHVLGALGMENEEARGAIRFSFSEFNTKEEVDYTMDALYKSLKFLRRIKI is encoded by the coding sequence TTGGAAGTTTATTTTGACAATAGTGCCACCACCAGACCATATAATGAAGTTATAGAAATTATGTCATATATCATGAAAAATTACTATGGGAATCCGTCTTCTGCATATTCACTTGGAATACAAGCTGAACACAAGATAAATGAATGCAGGAATATAATAGCAGGTACATTGAATTGCAGCAGAGATGAAATAATATTTACTTCTGGCGGGAGTGAGAGCAATAATTTTTTGATTAGGGGTTTTGCAAACAGAGGGAATCATATCATAACAACTGAGATAGAGCATCCAAGTATTTTAAACACATGCAAATATCTCCAAAATTGTGGGGTTAGAGTAACATATTTGGGCGTAGACAAGTATGGAAAAATAGATATTGAGGAACTGCTGGATAATATAAACAAGGATACGGTAATTGTAAGTGTAATGCATACCAACAACGAAACCGGAATCATACAGGATATAGAAAAAATAGGAAATGCAATAAAAGGTAAAAGCAGCAGAGTGAAGTTTCACGTAGATGCAGTTCAGGCATATGGAAAGTATAAAATAGATGTAAAAAAGTCAAATATTGATTTGCTGTCCATAAGCGGGCATAAGATACACGGACCCAGGGGAATTGGAATTGCATATGTAAGAAATGGACTCAGGCCGAGGCCTCTCATATATGGGGGAGGGCAGGAAAAAAACTTTAGATCAGGAACGGAGAATCTGTCGGCTATTGCCGGACTGGCAAGGGCGGCAGAAATAATATATGGAAAATATGAAAATAATTTTAATGAGGTAACTGGACTAAAAGATTATTTTATAAGTGAATTGAAAAAGTTGCCTGATGTAAAGATAAACAGTGAAGGTGATTTTTACTCACCATATGTTTTGAATGTATCTTTTATGGGAGTCAAAGGAGAGGTACTGCTGCATATGCTTGAGGACAATAATATATTTGTTTCTACAGGTTCTGCATGTTCGGCTAAAAAAAGCGGAAACAGTCATGTACTTGGGGCGCTTGGGATGGAGAATGAAGAAGCAAGAGGGGCAATAAGGTTCAGCTTTAGTGAGTTTAATACAAAAGAGGAAGTTGACTATACGATGGATGCACTTTATAAATCTTTGAAGTTTTTAAGGAGAATCAAGATATGA
- the thiI gene encoding tRNA uracil 4-sulfurtransferase ThiI has product MRKLLLVKYAPEIFLKGLNKGKFEKKLADNIKNVMGGIEYYFVKDQGRWFIECSNLEEAIKRLKKVFGISEICIAYEIDPDMESIEKMALSSALKCRGNTFKVVTKRADKKFPMTSMEVSREVGAYILENSEGLSVDVKSPDFFVNIEIRDNAYVYSERIKAEGGMPYGTNGSTMLMLSGGIDSPVAGYMMARRGVKLNCVYFHSHPYTSERAKEKVKDLSNVLKEYTGSVNLYVVPFTDIQMEIIEKCREDELTIIMRRFMMRIACSLAEKYDVDSVTTGESIGQVASQTMDGLIVSNDVADRPVFRPLIAMDKIDIMDIAREIGTYDISILPYEDCCTIFVPKHPKTKPRVDEIRKAEGVLEIDTLVQKAIEGTELFN; this is encoded by the coding sequence ATGAGAAAACTGCTGCTGGTCAAATATGCACCGGAAATTTTTTTGAAGGGATTAAACAAGGGAAAGTTTGAAAAGAAACTTGCAGACAATATAAAAAATGTCATGGGAGGTATTGAATACTATTTTGTAAAAGATCAGGGAAGATGGTTTATAGAATGCAGCAATCTGGAAGAAGCTATAAAAAGATTGAAAAAAGTATTTGGCATATCCGAGATATGTATAGCCTATGAAATTGATCCTGATATGGAAAGCATAGAGAAAATGGCACTTTCAAGTGCACTTAAATGCAGGGGAAATACATTTAAGGTTGTTACCAAGAGGGCTGACAAAAAGTTCCCGATGACTTCCATGGAAGTGAGCAGGGAAGTAGGAGCATACATACTGGAAAATTCGGAAGGACTTTCAGTTGATGTTAAAAGTCCTGATTTTTTCGTGAACATAGAGATAAGAGACAATGCCTATGTATATTCAGAGAGAATAAAGGCTGAAGGCGGTATGCCGTATGGAACAAATGGAAGTACAATGCTTATGCTCTCAGGAGGAATTGATTCTCCTGTTGCAGGTTATATGATGGCAAGAAGAGGAGTCAAACTTAATTGTGTATATTTCCACAGTCATCCATATACAAGTGAAAGGGCAAAGGAAAAGGTAAAGGATCTGTCCAATGTGTTAAAGGAATATACTGGCAGTGTGAATCTGTATGTTGTTCCATTTACGGATATACAGATGGAGATTATTGAGAAATGCAGGGAAGATGAGCTTACAATCATAATGAGAAGATTTATGATGAGAATAGCATGCAGTCTTGCCGAAAAATATGATGTGGATTCTGTAACTACAGGAGAAAGTATCGGTCAGGTGGCAAGTCAGACCATGGATGGACTGATAGTCAGCAATGATGTGGCAGACAGACCGGTTTTCAGACCGCTTATAGCAATGGACAAGATTGATATAATGGATATTGCAAGGGAAATAGGTACTTATGATATTTCTATATTACCATATGAAGACTGCTGTACCATATTTGTACCTAAACATCCAAAGACCAAACCTAGAGTTGATGAAATAAGGAAGGCGGAAGGTGTGCTTGAAATTGATACACTTGTCCAAAAAGCTATTGAGGGGACGGAACTTTTCAATTGA
- a CDS encoding aspartate aminotransferase family protein translates to MDYLSYSKKYLMDTYGQLPIVFTHGKGCNLYDTENNEYLDFTSGIGVSSLGYGNEDWVKAVTDQVRTLAHTSNIFLNIPSLTLAKKLTEACGMSKVFFCNSGAEANECAIKLARKYSYLKYGSGRETIITLNKSFHGRTLTTLKATGQEKFHKYFGPFPDGFKYVDANINSLKETIDTSVCAIMLEAIQGEGGVNPLSSDFINKVFEISREKDILVIFDEVQCGMGRTGKIFGYKNYNVEPDIVSTAKGLAGGLPIGAVLCNEKLENTFVPGDHGSTFGGNLVSTAGANCVVDKLTSSGFLDEVSQKGLFIKQFFEKSNSKNIVEVRGIGLMVGIQIISDKASEVQKKVLEKGLLVLTAGPNVIRLLPPLVISKDELEFGLNILLDTINSICD, encoded by the coding sequence ATGGATTATTTATCTTATTCAAAAAAATATCTTATGGATACTTACGGTCAGCTTCCTATAGTATTCACACATGGAAAAGGCTGTAATCTCTATGATACTGAAAACAATGAATACCTGGACTTTACATCTGGAATTGGAGTTTCATCACTTGGTTATGGAAATGAAGACTGGGTCAAGGCTGTAACAGATCAGGTCAGGACTCTGGCCCACACTTCAAATATATTCTTGAACATACCCTCTTTGACATTGGCTAAAAAACTTACTGAAGCCTGTGGCATGAGCAAAGTATTTTTCTGCAATTCGGGAGCTGAAGCCAATGAATGTGCCATAAAGCTCGCAAGAAAATACAGCTACCTGAAATATGGCAGCGGGCGTGAAACTATAATAACTCTCAATAAGAGTTTTCACGGCAGAACCTTGACTACCCTGAAGGCTACCGGTCAGGAAAAATTCCACAAATATTTCGGACCTTTTCCTGACGGTTTCAAATATGTAGATGCAAATATAAACTCTCTAAAAGAAACCATTGATACCTCCGTCTGCGCCATAATGCTGGAAGCTATACAAGGTGAAGGTGGAGTAAATCCCCTCTCCTCTGACTTTATAAACAAGGTCTTTGAAATAAGCAGGGAAAAAGATATATTGGTTATATTCGATGAAGTTCAGTGCGGCATGGGCAGAACAGGTAAAATATTCGGCTATAAAAATTATAATGTAGAACCGGATATAGTTTCCACAGCAAAAGGTCTTGCAGGTGGTCTTCCAATTGGTGCAGTACTCTGCAATGAAAAATTGGAAAATACTTTTGTACCTGGTGACCATGGCTCAACTTTTGGAGGTAATCTAGTAAGTACTGCCGGTGCAAACTGTGTAGTTGACAAACTTACAAGTTCCGGATTTTTAGATGAAGTATCACAGAAAGGTCTTTTTATAAAACAATTTTTTGAAAAGTCCAATTCCAAAAACATCGTGGAAGTCAGAGGAATAGGTCTTATGGTAGGAATACAGATAATCTCGGATAAAGCCTCCGAAGTTCAAAAGAAAGTTCTTGAAAAGGGTCTTCTCGTGTTAACAGCCGGTCCCAACGTAATAAGACTGCTCCCGCCGCTTGTTATATCAAAGGATGAGCTTGAATTTGGCTTGAACATACTGCTGGATACAATAAATTCCATATGTGATTAA
- the argB gene encoding acetylglutamate kinase, whose protein sequence is MDHNEIAGVLAESLPYIQKYRGKTLVVKYGGNAMINEELKEYVINDLILMKCVGINLVVVHGGGPLISSYLKKLNKESRFINGLRYTDEETMNIVQMVLCGKVNKDLVSLIETNNGKAIGLCGIDGSMIKAKKLLGKEDLGYVGEITSINTEIIEDSINNGYIPVISSVALGDNSETYNINADTCAFKIASALKAEKLILLTDVPGVMKDVDDTSSLISKLNLDEAKTLYKDNIIKGGMIPKLNCCIGAIKSGVRRAHIIDGRIPHCLLLELFSKQGIGTMIY, encoded by the coding sequence TTGGATCACAATGAAATAGCAGGAGTTCTTGCCGAATCACTGCCTTATATACAAAAATACAGGGGCAAGACACTGGTGGTGAAGTACGGCGGAAATGCCATGATAAATGAGGAACTAAAAGAATACGTCATAAATGACTTGATACTTATGAAATGCGTTGGAATAAATCTTGTAGTTGTACATGGTGGCGGGCCGCTCATCTCATCCTACCTTAAAAAATTGAACAAGGAAAGCAGATTCATAAATGGATTGAGGTACACAGATGAAGAGACAATGAACATAGTTCAGATGGTACTATGTGGAAAAGTAAACAAAGATCTTGTCAGTCTTATTGAAACCAATAACGGAAAAGCCATAGGCCTGTGTGGCATAGATGGTTCTATGATAAAGGCCAAAAAGCTTTTAGGTAAAGAAGATCTTGGTTATGTAGGCGAGATTACAAGCATAAATACGGAAATAATTGAAGATTCAATAAACAATGGATATATACCTGTAATAAGTAGTGTAGCTCTTGGAGACAACTCGGAAACATACAATATAAACGCAGACACCTGTGCCTTTAAAATTGCATCCGCCCTGAAAGCAGAAAAATTAATACTTCTTACGGATGTACCCGGTGTAATGAAGGATGTAGACGATACATCCAGCTTAATATCAAAATTAAATCTTGATGAAGCAAAAACACTCTACAAAGATAATATTATAAAAGGCGGAATGATACCTAAACTAAATTGCTGCATAGGGGCAATCAAATCCGGCGTAAGAAGAGCACACATTATTGATGGAAGAATACCCCACTGCCTTCTTCTCGAACTTTTTTCAAAACAAGGTATAGGTACTATGATTTATTAG
- the argJ gene encoding bifunctional glutamate N-acetyltransferase/amino-acid acetyltransferase ArgJ, translating into MNFKIEKGGVTSPKGFKASGVSAGLKSADNKDLALIYSEKMCNSAGVYTQNKVKGAPVLVTMKHLSDHKSQAIVANSGNANTCTGDKGIDNAEKMCSLCAQLLDLNPDDVLVASTGVIGVQLDISAVQKAVSPLVNSLSKSGYMDASAAIMTTDTVAKTISTTFKLHEKTVTIGAMTKGSGMIHPNMATMLAFITTDANISPQLLDKALRESVKISFNRISVDRDTSTNDMALIIANGLAENPVIEKEDDDYYIFSEALSAVTIHLAKMMAKDGEGATKLVECKVTNAPDENSAEILAKSVICSNLVKTAMFGCDANWGRILDALGYAGVDFNVNKIELSIESSSGKIDVFSNGYPTDFSEDTAKSVLSEDEVLILVNMNSGSCVVSCWGCDLTYDYVKINGSYRS; encoded by the coding sequence ATGAATTTCAAAATCGAAAAAGGCGGAGTCACTTCACCAAAAGGATTCAAGGCTTCCGGGGTAAGTGCAGGTCTCAAATCTGCAGATAATAAAGATCTGGCCTTAATTTATTCAGAAAAAATGTGCAATTCTGCAGGTGTTTATACACAGAACAAGGTAAAAGGTGCTCCTGTACTTGTGACTATGAAACATTTAAGCGATCACAAATCTCAGGCTATAGTTGCAAACAGCGGGAATGCAAATACCTGTACAGGTGACAAAGGTATTGACAATGCAGAAAAGATGTGCAGCCTTTGTGCCCAGCTTCTCGATTTAAACCCAGACGACGTACTCGTGGCATCCACCGGCGTCATAGGTGTACAGCTTGATATATCAGCCGTACAGAAAGCTGTTTCCCCGCTTGTAAATTCTTTAAGCAAAAGCGGCTATATGGATGCCTCTGCTGCAATAATGACTACGGACACCGTTGCCAAAACAATATCCACTACCTTCAAACTGCATGAGAAAACTGTAACAATAGGTGCCATGACAAAGGGTTCTGGAATGATACATCCAAATATGGCAACTATGCTTGCATTCATTACCACAGATGCAAATATATCACCGCAGCTTTTGGACAAAGCCTTGAGAGAGTCTGTCAAAATAAGTTTCAACAGAATTTCAGTAGACAGGGACACTTCCACAAACGATATGGCTCTCATAATAGCAAATGGGCTGGCTGAAAATCCTGTCATAGAAAAAGAGGATGACGACTATTATATATTTTCAGAAGCCCTGAGTGCAGTAACCATCCACCTTGCAAAGATGATGGCAAAAGATGGTGAAGGTGCTACAAAACTGGTTGAATGCAAGGTAACAAATGCACCTGATGAAAATAGTGCAGAAATATTGGCCAAGTCAGTAATATGCTCCAATCTTGTAAAAACCGCCATGTTCGGCTGTGACGCCAACTGGGGAAGAATTCTGGATGCCCTTGGATATGCAGGTGTGGATTTTAATGTAAACAAAATTGAACTGTCAATAGAGAGTTCAAGTGGAAAAATAGATGTATTCAGCAATGGCTACCCTACAGATTTTTCAGAGGATACCGCAAAATCCGTATTGTCTGAAGATGAAGTTTTGATACTCGTAAATATGAATTCTGGTTCCTGTGTTGTTTCCTGCTGGGGCTGTGATTTGACCTATGACTATGTAAAAATAAACGGAAGTTACAGATCCTGA
- the argC gene encoding N-acetyl-gamma-glutamyl-phosphate reductase: MQVGIIGGTGYVGAELIRLLSNHSKVRISSISSVSYKGKKFSDIYPNFYNLNELICEDSEAVIEKSDVVFIALPNGLSENIAQKILDKDRLCIDMGADFRFKDGLTYKKWYGKDFEIPDLHSQSVYGLPELNREKIRTAKLIGNPGCFATSIELALLPLISNDIIEETGIISDSKSGVTGRGRGLSEPSLFNNCNENLSAYKIAKHRHTPEIEETLNSISNNEVKLTFTPHLLPINRGILSTIYTTPKRDVDMKKLHEEYSSFYSNEPFVNVLPLGESAKINNVRLSNYCQISLHYDEENGKLILISCIDNMIKGSAGQGIQNMNIASGLDETDGLSAVPSIF; encoded by the coding sequence CTGCAGGTTGGAATAATAGGCGGTACGGGTTATGTAGGAGCTGAACTTATAAGACTTTTATCAAATCATAGTAAGGTCAGAATATCATCTATATCATCCGTCAGCTATAAAGGAAAAAAATTTTCGGACATATATCCGAATTTCTATAATTTGAATGAATTGATATGTGAAGACAGTGAAGCTGTAATAGAAAAAAGTGACGTTGTCTTTATAGCTCTACCAAACGGTTTAAGTGAAAATATAGCACAGAAAATATTGGACAAGGATAGATTATGTATAGACATGGGGGCCGATTTCAGATTCAAAGATGGACTTACCTATAAAAAATGGTATGGAAAAGATTTTGAAATACCCGACCTACATAGCCAGTCCGTATATGGTCTTCCTGAACTCAACAGGGAAAAAATAAGAACTGCAAAGCTTATAGGAAATCCTGGATGTTTTGCTACTTCAATCGAACTTGCTCTCCTTCCCCTTATTTCTAATGATATAATAGAGGAAACGGGAATAATTTCAGATTCCAAATCCGGAGTTACCGGACGTGGAAGAGGATTGAGTGAGCCTTCGCTGTTTAACAACTGCAATGAAAATCTAAGTGCATACAAAATAGCAAAGCATAGACATACTCCTGAAATAGAAGAAACTTTGAATTCTATTTCAAATAATGAAGTAAAGCTCACATTTACTCCTCATCTTCTTCCGATAAATCGTGGAATTTTATCTACCATATATACCACGCCCAAGAGAGATGTTGACATGAAAAAGCTTCATGAAGAATACTCCAGCTTTTACAGCAACGAACCTTTTGTAAATGTGCTTCCCCTTGGAGAATCTGCAAAGATAAACAATGTAAGACTTTCGAATTATTGTCAGATTTCACTTCACTATGATGAAGAAAACGGGAAACTGATACTGATATCCTGTATAGACAATATGATAAAAGGATCGGCAGGTCAGGGTATTCAGAACATGAATATAGCTTCGGGACTCGATGAAACTGATGGTTTAAGTGCTGTGCCATCTATATTTTAA
- a CDS encoding DUF4317 family protein — translation MNKKDLSNIRKEFKIESYALPIKEVYSVYLKKDNGAIITKELVPFGMMDIETRELYLKNFKKVLTGTIDSKIFELDFMKKEINETQSVLYNALSSGSSIPEFADWIVDRIAKNFNYDTDIVINFIKAQYYRGNGKKTSGEEGIEEAIEAVEFILCSINKVDVPKKVLKFDYSEMKFKANSALDVTVNLNSPLDGFMFPSFSSGYVDVNKLVYYSHKSRELNKTFVEDILGCVIKPTSEEEKESFNAIIQTAVENKIKPQVMQKIYENMNEKLQESEDEDEEAKVDMREISNILEQSGVENRELVKSAFEEVCGGNYEFKVKNVVPDFESRSVKIENDNINITITPGKLNSVRQIRDKEGRKCLLIVLNEDVTINGLSIQTENGDFE, via the coding sequence ATGAATAAAAAGGATTTGTCAAATATAAGGAAGGAATTTAAGATTGAAAGTTATGCACTTCCTATTAAAGAGGTGTACAGCGTATATTTGAAAAAGGATAATGGAGCTATAATAACCAAAGAACTTGTACCTTTTGGAATGATGGATATTGAAACAAGGGAGCTCTATTTGAAGAATTTTAAAAAGGTGCTTACGGGTACCATAGATTCAAAAATATTTGAACTCGATTTTATGAAAAAAGAAATTAATGAAACACAGAGTGTACTGTATAATGCACTGAGCAGCGGAAGCAGCATACCAGAATTTGCAGATTGGATAGTAGATAGAATTGCAAAAAATTTCAATTATGATACGGATATAGTGATCAATTTCATCAAGGCTCAATATTATAGGGGAAATGGGAAAAAAACTTCCGGGGAAGAGGGGATTGAAGAAGCTATAGAAGCTGTGGAATTCATACTCTGCAGTATAAATAAAGTGGATGTCCCTAAAAAGGTTTTGAAGTTTGATTATTCGGAGATGAAATTCAAAGCAAATTCGGCCCTGGATGTAACTGTAAATTTGAATTCTCCGCTTGATGGATTCATGTTTCCAAGCTTTAGTTCAGGATATGTGGATGTTAACAAGCTGGTCTACTATTCACATAAATCCAGGGAGTTGAATAAGACTTTTGTGGAGGACATTCTTGGCTGTGTTATTAAACCAACATCAGAGGAAGAAAAGGAAAGCTTTAATGCTATAATTCAAACTGCAGTAGAAAATAAAATTAAACCTCAGGTAATGCAGAAAATATATGAGAATATGAATGAAAAACTTCAGGAATCGGAAGATGAGGATGAAGAAGCTAAAGTTGACATGAGGGAAATTTCAAATATACTGGAACAGAGCGGAGTTGAAAACAGGGAACTTGTAAAGAGTGCATTTGAAGAAGTATGTGGAGGCAACTATGAATTCAAAGTAAAAAATGTAGTGCCTGATTTTGAAAGCAGATCCGTGAAAATAGAGAATGACAATATAAATATAACAATAACCCCTGGAAAGTTGAACTCCGTAAGGCAGATAAGAGACAAAGAGGGAAGGAAATGCCTCCTTATAGTATTAAATGAAGATGTAACTATAAATGGCTTGAGTATCCAAACTGAAAATGGAGATTTTGAATAA
- the sufC gene encoding Fe-S cluster assembly ATPase SufC encodes MDNKLLKINNLKTKVGETEILKGLNLEIGKGEVHAIMGPNGAGKSTLVNTIMGHPKYSISSGDILFEGKSINDLKVDERARLGIFMSFQYPEEIQGITVENFLRTAKSAVSGKKSGILAFRRLLKEKLKLLKIDESYSKRYLNVGFSGGEKKKNEILQMAVLEPKLAMLDETDSGLDVDAVRIVSEGVSKLRTEENSVLIITHHNSILEYLKPDYVHILVNGKIVKTGDSSLAEEIEKNGYDAFKALA; translated from the coding sequence ATGGATAATAAGCTGCTAAAAATAAATAATCTTAAAACAAAGGTTGGAGAAACTGAAATATTGAAGGGCTTGAATCTGGAGATTGGAAAAGGAGAGGTTCATGCAATAATGGGACCGAATGGTGCAGGAAAATCCACGCTTGTAAATACTATAATGGGTCATCCAAAATATTCCATATCCAGTGGGGATATATTATTTGAAGGAAAGTCCATAAATGATCTAAAGGTTGATGAAAGGGCAAGACTTGGTATATTCATGTCATTTCAGTATCCGGAAGAGATACAGGGAATAACAGTTGAAAATTTTCTTCGTACTGCAAAATCTGCTGTTAGTGGAAAAAAGAGCGGAATACTGGCTTTTAGAAGATTGCTGAAGGAAAAATTGAAACTTTTAAAAATAGATGAAAGCTATTCAAAGAGATATTTGAATGTGGGATTTTCAGGAGGAGAAAAGAAAAAAAATGAGATTCTCCAGATGGCCGTACTTGAACCAAAGCTTGCAATGCTGGATGAAACTGATTCAGGACTTGACGTAGATGCCGTAAGAATAGTATCGGAAGGTGTAAGCAAACTCAGAACGGAAGAAAATTCGGTGCTTATAATTACACATCACAACAGCATTCTGGAATATCTCAAACCTGATTATGTTCACATACTTGTAAATGGAAAAATAGTCAAGACGGGCGATAGTTCCCTGGCAGAAGAGATAGAGAAGAATGGATATGATGCATTCAAGGCTTTGGCTTAA